The genomic stretch GCCGACCGGGACCCCGTCTATCCCCGGCTGCTCGCCCAGTGGCGATCGGGCGGCGGGAAGGCGCGTCCGGTACCGGCCTGCGACCTGGCGCTGGCGACGACGGTCGCGGGACTGGCGGCGGCACACGCGCTGGCGTTCCTCGGCGGCCGGACGCCGTCCAGCGCGGGCGCCCGCTGGGAGGTCTCGCTGCCCGGTCTGACCTGGCACGCGCGGCCGGTGTGGGCGCATCCCGCATGCCCGTGCGGGGCCGCGGAGAAAGGTAAGGAAGGACACACCTCCATGGACGGGGCGGCGCACGAGACAATGGCGGAGCAACGGCCGTCGAGGACGTCACGCCGTCAGGCGGACGCTCGTCCCGTTGGGACCAGGAGGGCGCATGTCTGATCTTCCCCGGAAGGCGGTCACCCGGACCGCCAAGCTCGCCGCGCTCCCGCTCGGCTTCGCCGGACGGGCGACCTGGGGACTGGGCAAGCGAATCGTGGGCGAGTCCGCGGAACTCGTCGGCAGAGAGCTTCAGCAGCGCACCGCCGAGCAGATGTTCAAGGTGCTCGGTGAGCTCAAGGGCGGCGCGATGAAGTTCGGGCAGGCCCTGTCCGTCTTCGAGTCCGCGCTGCCCGAGGAGGTGGCCGGCCCCTACCGGGCGGCGCTGACCAAGCTCCAGGAGGCGGCGCCGCCGATGCCGACCCGCACGGTGCACGCGGTGCTCGCCGAGCGGCTCGGTGAGGACTGGCGCGAGCTGTTCGTCGAGTTCGACGACAAGCCCGCCGCCGCGGCCTCCATCGGCCAGGTGCACCGGGCGGTGTGGCAGGACGGCCGCGCGGTGGCGGTCAAGGTCCAGTACCCGGGCGCCGGTGAGGCCTTGCTCTCCGACCTCACCCAACTCAGCCGCTTCGCCCGTCTGCTGGGCCCGCTGGTCCCCGGCATGGACATCAAGCCGCTGATCACCGAGCTCAAGGACCGGGTCTCGGAGGAGCTGGACTACGCCCTGGAGGCCCAGGCCCAGCAGGTCCACGCGGAGGAGTTCGCGGACGACCCGGACGTCGTGGTGCCCGCAGTGGTCCATGAGTGCGACCAGGTCCTGGTCACCGAGTGGATCGACGGCATCCCCCTGTCGGAGATCATCAACGACGGCACCGAGGAGCAGCGCGACCGCGCCGGCCAGCTGCTGGCCCGCTTCCTCTTCTCCGGCCCGGCCCGCACCGGACTGCTCCACGCCGATCCGCACCCGGGCAACTTCCGTCTGCTGCCCGGCGGCCCGCACGACGAGGAGGAGTGGAAGCT from Streptomyces davaonensis JCM 4913 encodes the following:
- a CDS encoding ABC1 kinase family protein, whose product is MSDLPRKAVTRTAKLAALPLGFAGRATWGLGKRIVGESAELVGRELQQRTAEQMFKVLGELKGGAMKFGQALSVFESALPEEVAGPYRAALTKLQEAAPPMPTRTVHAVLAERLGEDWRELFVEFDDKPAAAASIGQVHRAVWQDGRAVAVKVQYPGAGEALLSDLTQLSRFARLLGPLVPGMDIKPLITELKDRVSEELDYALEAQAQQVHAEEFADDPDVVVPAVVHECDQVLVTEWIDGIPLSEIINDGTEEQRDRAGQLLARFLFSGPARTGLLHADPHPGNFRLLPGGPHDEEEWKLGVLDFGTVDRLPGGLPTPIGESLRMTLDGDAESVYELLCREGFVKESIELDPDAVLDYLLPIIEPAQVDAFTFTRGWMRSQAARVADPRSPAYQLGKQLNLPPAYLLIHRVTLSTIGVLCQLGATVRLREELEEWLPGFVLEEETEEESVAEA